From Candidatus Omnitrophota bacterium, a single genomic window includes:
- the gltX gene encoding glutamate--tRNA ligase, whose translation MIKVRFAPSPTGFLHLGSARTALFNWLYARRTGGTYVLRIEDTDKERSKEEFLNEILEDLKWLGLDWDGDPVFQSDRFDIYRQKAEGLVEQGKAYMEGSAIIFRVEKGRDIEIDDMIHGKIKFNTDELKDQVMIKSDGSPAYNFCCVVDDSEMGITHIIRGDDHISNTPKQMLFYEAFGCEPPRFGHMPLMMGTDGAKLSKRHGGVSVEEYRTEGFLPQALINYLMLLGWSPGEEREVLSLGEAIDIFDISDMTGVQAKFDVQKLRWLNGEYIMKLPLTELSGLLSERVKKAGLEISSIGDEGFAKLVELYRMRIKTLSEFVPLTKFFFSDEFEVDEKGWKKYLEDEGNRDNLREFSSRLPGPDQFTHDNIEAVCRAIAEERQLKAAQIIHPTRMAISGITQGAGLFEMMELLGREKTVERMEKAASGR comes from the coding sequence ATGATAAAAGTAAGGTTCGCTCCCAGTCCCACAGGTTTTCTGCATCTGGGTAGCGCGCGCACGGCTCTTTTTAACTGGCTTTACGCCCGCCGTACCGGGGGGACATATGTCCTGAGGATAGAGGATACGGATAAGGAGAGGTCAAAGGAAGAATTCCTCAACGAGATCCTGGAAGACCTGAAATGGCTGGGGCTGGACTGGGACGGAGACCCGGTCTTTCAGAGTGACAGGTTCGACATATACAGGCAAAAAGCGGAAGGCCTTGTGGAGCAAGGTAAGGCATATATGGAAGGCAGCGCTATCATCTTTCGGGTGGAAAAAGGGCGGGATATAGAGATAGACGATATGATACATGGCAAGATAAAATTCAATACCGACGAGCTGAAGGACCAGGTAATGATAAAATCCGACGGATCGCCGGCATATAATTTCTGCTGCGTGGTGGACGACTCCGAAATGGGGATCACCCATATCATACGTGGGGACGACCATATCTCCAATACGCCAAAACAGATGCTCTTTTATGAAGCGTTCGGCTGTGAGCCCCCCAGGTTCGGGCATATGCCGCTCATGATGGGCACGGATGGAGCCAAGCTTTCTAAAAGGCATGGCGGCGTATCTGTGGAGGAATACAGGACGGAAGGGTTCCTGCCGCAGGCGCTTATAAACTATCTCATGCTGCTTGGTTGGTCTCCCGGGGAAGAACGCGAAGTGCTTTCGCTCGGGGAAGCGATAGATATCTTTGATATTTCCGACATGACAGGGGTCCAGGCGAAGTTCGACGTCCAGAAACTGAGATGGTTGAACGGCGAATATATCATGAAACTTCCCCTTACGGAACTTAGTGGGCTCTTATCCGAGAGGGTAAAAAAGGCCGGGCTGGAGATATCCTCCATCGGAGATGAGGGGTTCGCTAAACTGGTTGAGCTTTATCGCATGAGGATAAAGACATTGAGTGAGTTCGTGCCGCTGACAAAGTTCTTTTTCTCGGATGAGTTTGAGGTCGACGAAAAAGGATGGAAAAAATATCTGGAGGACGAAGGTAACCGTGATAATCTCAGGGAATTCTCCTCGAGGTTGCCCGGGCCAGACCAGTTCACGCATGATAATATAGAGGCGGTATGCCGGGCAATAGCTGAAGAAAGACAGCTCAAGGCGGCTCAGATAATACATCCTACCAGGATGGCTATAAGCGGTATTACCCAGGGAGCGGGGCTCTTCGAGATGATGGAGCTTCTTGGAAGGGAAAAGACCGTAGAACGCATGGAGAAAGCCGCCTCGGGACGATAA
- a CDS encoding DUF4062 domain-containing protein — translation MAKPRVFISSTYYDMRNVRADLERFILEQGYEPVLFERGHIAYGTEERVEEDCYREINTCDILINIIGGKIGTQSRSTQYSISQNELKEAIKLGKQIYIFVERPVLAEYSTFIANKEVAGFKATAVNDLKVYSFLEEIFALSGKNPVQGFEVSENITTFLREQWAGLFQVLLQERARQKEVNLLGRIETTADTLDRLVKFLTEERSQGDQAIKDILLSNHPLFKSLKKQLNIPYRIFFETRDEMEALLVARKTNLIEEKEWDDAEYIEYLCEWWKNTTKILKIKEDLFDEEGRLKIFKPDEWDESAVILEEIEKNNTSGEDLEVPF, via the coding sequence ATGGCTAAGCCTAGGGTTTTTATAAGTTCAACTTATTATGACATGAGGAATGTTAGGGCGGATTTGGAGAGATTTATTTTAGAACAAGGATATGAGCCCGTTTTGTTCGAGAGAGGGCATATTGCTTATGGTACGGAAGAGCGGGTGGAAGAAGATTGTTATAGGGAAATTAATACTTGCGACATATTAATAAATATCATTGGTGGTAAAATTGGGACGCAGTCAAGAAGCACACAATATTCTATTTCACAAAATGAGCTAAAAGAAGCAATTAAGTTGGGAAAGCAGATATATATATTTGTAGAACGGCCAGTTCTAGCCGAATATAGTACCTTTATTGCAAATAAGGAAGTAGCGGGTTTCAAGGCAACTGCCGTGAATGATTTAAAGGTATATTCTTTTCTTGAAGAAATATTCGCACTTTCTGGAAAAAATCCAGTGCAGGGTTTTGAGGTTTCAGAAAACATTACCACTTTTCTCAGGGAACAGTGGGCAGGACTTTTTCAGGTATTACTGCAGGAACGTGCTAGGCAAAAGGAAGTAAATTTACTAGGCAGAATTGAAACGACTGCAGATACATTAGATAGGTTAGTAAAGTTTTTAACTGAAGAACGAAGTCAGGGCGACCAGGCCATTAAGGATATTCTTCTAAGCAATCACCCATTGTTCAAGTCTTTAAAGAAGCAACTTAACATTCCATATCGTATCTTTTTTGAAACACGCGATGAAATGGAAGCTTTGCTTGTAGCCAGAAAAACTAATCTAATTGAAGAGAAAGAGTGGGATGATGCAGAATATATAGAGTATTTGTGTGAATGGTGGAAGAATACCACAAAAATTCTAAAGATAAAAGAAGATCTTTTTGACGAAGAAGGAAGGCTAAAAATATTTAAACCAGATGAGTGGGATGAAAGCGCCGTTATTTTGGAAGAAATAGAAAAAAATAATACTAGTGGAGAAGATTTAGAAGTTCCTTTTTAG
- a CDS encoding 2-oxoacid:acceptor oxidoreductase family protein — protein sequence MLNESIICAGFGGQGIMIMGKVLASAGMIKGFNVTWMPSYGAEVRGGTAYSMVRISSHVIGSPMVPMASTVIAMNEPSMVKFEEKVKKDGLFILNSSLVGASPSRGDIKVIRAPLTEEAMKIGNVRVANIIAVGIYAAKSGIFDRATLSQVIEEFAGDKKKLIPINIKALEKGIEIAGEGI from the coding sequence ATGTTGAACGAATCGATAATCTGTGCCGGGTTCGGCGGCCAGGGCATTATGATCATGGGCAAAGTCCTTGCCAGCGCCGGGATGATAAAAGGATTTAATGTTACGTGGATGCCTTCGTATGGCGCCGAGGTCAGGGGCGGGACCGCGTATTCAATGGTGAGAATAAGCTCGCACGTGATAGGTAGCCCAATGGTACCTATGGCCTCTACCGTTATAGCCATGAACGAGCCGTCCATGGTGAAATTCGAGGAAAAAGTGAAAAAGGACGGGCTGTTCATCCTGAACAGTTCACTCGTGGGCGCAAGTCCTTCCCGCGGGGACATTAAGGTGATAAGAGCTCCGCTTACGGAAGAAGCGATGAAAATAGGTAATGTGCGCGTCGCTAACATCATAGCGGTGGGTATTTACGCCGCTAAAAGCGGGATATTCGACAGGGCGACGCTTTCTCAGGTGATAGAGGAGTTCGCCGGCGACAAGAAAAAACTTATACCAATAAACATCAAGGCCCTGGAGAAGGGTATTGAAATAGCCGGAGAGGGGATATGA
- a CDS encoding glutamine--tRNA ligase/YqeY domain fusion protein: MAGEERPVTNFIREIIDEDLKRGKNDGRVHTRFPPEPNGYLHIGHAKSICLNFGLAKDYNGLCNLRFDDTNPEKEEVEYVDSIMEDVRWLGFDWADRMYYASDYFDKLYEFAVTLIKTGKAYVCDLNAEQMREYRGTLTAPGKESPYRKRSVEENLELFAGMRNGEFDEGEKVLRAKIDMASPNVTMRDPIIYRIKKANHHRTADKWCIYPMYDFTHCLSDSLEGITHSICTMEFENNRPLYDWFLDQLGVHHPQQIEFARLNLGHTVLSKRKLLELVTEKYVDGWDDPRMPTISGLRRRGYTPEAIRGFCEKIGVAKFNSIVDMVVLENSIREDLNKTAPRVMAVLDPLRVVITNYPEGKSEELDAVNNPEDPSMGRRKVPFSKVLYIEKDDFREDPPKKFFRLAPGREVRLRYAYFVKCEDVIRDDSTGEIIEIHCTYDPETRGGDAPDGRKVKGTIHWVSAEHAFKAKVRLYDHLFSKRNPNEEEEGKGYKDSLNPDSLIVRDGCFLEPALSIAVPGSRYQFERTGYFCVDTKDSSPGAPVFNRTVTLRDSWAKIEKTQ; encoded by the coding sequence ATGGCGGGCGAGGAAAGACCTGTGACGAATTTCATAAGAGAGATAATAGATGAAGACCTCAAGAGGGGAAAGAACGACGGACGCGTGCATACGCGGTTCCCGCCGGAACCCAACGGGTACCTCCATATAGGACACGCCAAATCCATATGCCTTAATTTCGGCCTGGCAAAAGATTACAACGGCCTGTGCAATCTGCGTTTTGATGATACAAATCCTGAAAAAGAAGAGGTAGAATACGTGGATTCTATAATGGAAGACGTCAGGTGGCTGGGATTCGACTGGGCCGACAGGATGTATTACGCGTCGGATTATTTCGACAAGTTATATGAATTCGCGGTCACGCTCATAAAGACAGGGAAAGCTTACGTATGTGACCTTAACGCCGAACAAATGAGGGAATACAGGGGGACATTGACCGCGCCCGGGAAGGAAAGCCCGTACAGGAAAAGGAGCGTTGAGGAGAACCTGGAACTGTTTGCCGGGATGAGGAACGGCGAGTTCGATGAGGGGGAAAAGGTCTTGAGAGCGAAAATAGACATGGCCTCTCCCAATGTCACCATGCGCGACCCGATAATATACCGCATAAAAAAAGCTAACCACCACCGGACGGCTGATAAATGGTGTATCTATCCCATGTATGATTTCACGCATTGTCTTTCAGATTCACTTGAGGGGATAACCCATTCCATATGTACGATGGAGTTCGAGAATAACCGTCCGCTGTATGACTGGTTCCTCGACCAGCTGGGTGTGCATCACCCCCAGCAGATCGAGTTCGCGAGGCTCAACCTGGGGCATACTGTGCTTAGCAAGAGAAAACTTCTTGAGCTTGTAACCGAAAAATATGTGGACGGCTGGGATGATCCGCGTATGCCCACCATTTCCGGGTTGCGCAGGCGGGGATATACCCCGGAAGCGATCAGGGGTTTCTGTGAAAAGATAGGGGTCGCTAAATTCAACAGTATCGTTGATATGGTGGTCCTGGAGAACAGCATAAGAGAAGATCTGAACAAAACGGCCCCGCGCGTCATGGCCGTACTCGATCCGCTCAGGGTGGTCATAACGAATTATCCAGAGGGTAAGTCCGAAGAGCTCGACGCGGTCAATAACCCTGAAGACCCTTCGATGGGAAGGAGAAAGGTCCCGTTCTCGAAGGTCCTTTATATAGAGAAAGACGATTTTCGCGAAGACCCGCCGAAAAAATTCTTCAGACTCGCGCCCGGCAGAGAGGTCAGGTTAAGGTACGCGTATTTCGTAAAATGTGAAGATGTCATCAGGGATGATAGTACGGGAGAGATCATAGAGATACATTGTACTTACGACCCGGAGACACGTGGCGGTGACGCGCCGGACGGACGTAAGGTAAAAGGAACTATACACTGGGTGTCCGCGGAACATGCTTTTAAGGCAAAAGTAAGGTTGTATGACCATCTTTTCTCTAAAAGGAACCCCAATGAAGAGGAAGAAGGAAAGGGATACAAAGATAGCCTTAATCCCGATTCGCTTATTGTCCGGGACGGATGTTTCCTGGAACCGGCGCTTTCGATCGCTGTCCCCGGATCGCGATATCAATTCGAACGAACGGGATATTTCTGTGTGGATACAAAGGATTCGTCTCCCGGCGCCCCAGTTTTCAACAGAACGGTAACATTAAGGGACTCGTGGGCGAAGATAGAAAAGACCCAGTAG
- a CDS encoding thiamine pyrophosphate-dependent enzyme yields the protein MTEKITRPASMKDVAMHYCPGCGHGLIHRLVCEVIDEIGVREKTIAVAPVGCAVLAYDYWDFDTLEAAHGRTPAVATGIKRVHPDKLVFTYQGDGDLAAIGTSEIIHAGNRGEDISVIFVNNGVYGMTGGQMAPTTLIGQTTATSLYTRRPEKEGYPLKIMEMMAVLPGVVYLERTSVHSPKAVLATKRAIRKSFEIQLDRKGFSMVEVLSPCPTYWGLSPVKSMERIEKEVVKEYPLGTIKDVC from the coding sequence ATGACCGAAAAGATAACCAGGCCGGCATCAATGAAAGACGTTGCCATGCATTACTGCCCGGGATGCGGTCACGGGCTTATACACAGACTTGTTTGTGAGGTCATAGATGAAATAGGTGTGCGGGAAAAAACCATAGCTGTAGCCCCGGTAGGGTGTGCCGTTCTGGCGTACGATTACTGGGATTTCGACACTTTGGAGGCCGCGCACGGACGCACCCCGGCGGTAGCTACGGGTATAAAAAGGGTACATCCGGACAAACTGGTCTTCACTTATCAGGGGGATGGTGACCTTGCCGCTATAGGGACCTCCGAGATCATACACGCGGGCAACAGGGGAGAGGATATTTCAGTTATCTTTGTGAATAACGGGGTTTACGGAATGACCGGAGGGCAGATGGCACCGACCACTTTGATAGGGCAGACCACGGCTACGTCCCTATATACCCGACGACCGGAAAAAGAAGGCTATCCGCTTAAGATAATGGAGATGATGGCGGTGCTCCCGGGGGTAGTATATCTGGAAAGGACTTCGGTGCATTCCCCGAAAGCGGTCCTGGCCACCAAAAGGGCGATAAGAAAGTCTTTCGAGATACAGCTGGATAGAAAAGGATTTTCGATGGTAGAAGTGTTATCTCCTTGTCCTACGTATTGGGGATTGTCCCCGGTAAAGTCGATGGAACGAATAGAAAAAGAGGTCGTCAAGGAATATCCCTTGGGGACGATAAAGGACGTATGTTGA
- a CDS encoding OmpA family protein: MMVCKRMVRSSLPIAFLVLSQAVRPIYADGEAATPITITAKSNNAVMFGNSGRDESGIADGQTSAIRQKETEIEILKAQLEEANERLATKERSTGDSTSRLRNLVARIDALEKASREKIASYEKEIAELKAGSVEKNIYQGTAGEKDRIEINKLKTELAGAKDALSRKIEEVAAMDRDLSRVKEEKNSAQAEAASFRNALSEKSRELSSVLEAHASLKKELDTAMAGMNGIKGTEEDGVKDEEALSVLESKVRDGEETISSLKEEIVSSNIRAEKYLGDIEAAKKEIERYKEDISRLLAENAKYQERIDALDKERTEKDIASDEAILKVEAAEREASAYKEDLSAAQAEVRSNKERIDALKNEIAAGVANIKKKEDIINGLTAEIDSERKKALTYAGQTKEYEAKIKRMEEDLARMIDASGKKDEEMTSLRAEIDDLRKIEEQKETTRDSLSGELEIKKKELANFVEGFEAYKEKYAAEVIDREKEIENLRNDLAAGKSKLEDARKELDKERGALRNKDARIKELEGKLSSMEALAEAKSAEMEKGLSEHLETIKVRNEEIGKLNEKIGSFQEQFKTFSDAKDSEVALKDSEIERLTSEVRGLKDVAISKDKEINALKKNMSGLEGRIKENSMNYAKELDALKVSIETISKEKEDMAAELKSKADEVKTLTESQEEMNVSLEAYKKDVTSGVAEISELKARLGRTDDEMKTHLAEYEKEIAALEAELEEKNAKMIELDSSLSSYKEQFISFSEEKDKEIAAQKDKITSLEKENAVFSKERMDLKDKESRQAGRINELERETGRIKDKAAKIISKYKEEVETLEARSLSVQSQLTQAQQEAEALRDEKARKELEKDERTAQFQYMSASLKRAMRKTIDAGEVAVSASDKGVKVSVLSDVLFGPGSADISSGGKSVLSDIGNALQKSMSGNKIVIEGHTDNVPIRRSGWKSNWDLSSQRAISVLHYFTDDLGMTPDDMRVTGYGQYRPIADNSTEEGRNRNRRVEILVLPVAEN; this comes from the coding sequence ATGATGGTATGTAAGAGAATGGTACGTTCGAGTTTGCCGATCGCTTTCCTTGTGTTATCACAGGCGGTGCGGCCCATATATGCTGATGGAGAGGCAGCCACGCCTATCACGATCACGGCGAAAAGTAATAACGCCGTGATGTTCGGTAATAGCGGGAGGGATGAAAGCGGTATCGCCGATGGGCAGACAAGCGCTATCAGGCAGAAAGAGACGGAGATCGAGATATTAAAGGCGCAGCTTGAAGAAGCCAACGAAAGGCTGGCCACGAAAGAAAGATCTACCGGAGACAGCACGTCCAGATTGCGTAACCTGGTGGCGCGAATAGATGCCCTGGAAAAAGCTTCCAGGGAAAAGATCGCGTCATACGAGAAAGAGATAGCGGAGCTTAAAGCCGGGTCGGTCGAGAAGAACATATACCAGGGTACGGCCGGGGAGAAGGACCGGATAGAAATAAACAAACTCAAAACGGAGCTGGCCGGCGCGAAAGACGCTTTATCCCGTAAAATAGAAGAAGTCGCGGCCATGGACCGCGATCTCTCCCGCGTTAAGGAAGAAAAAAATAGCGCGCAAGCTGAAGCGGCATCTTTCAGGAACGCGCTATCGGAAAAGAGCCGTGAGTTAAGTTCCGTGCTGGAGGCGCATGCATCCCTGAAAAAAGAGCTGGATACCGCCATGGCGGGGATGAACGGGATCAAGGGGACAGAGGAAGATGGTGTTAAGGACGAAGAGGCTTTGTCCGTGCTGGAAAGCAAGGTACGGGACGGGGAAGAGACCATATCGTCCTTGAAAGAAGAGATAGTTTCCAGTAATATCAGGGCGGAAAAATATCTCGGGGATATCGAAGCGGCGAAAAAAGAGATAGAACGGTATAAGGAGGACATCAGCAGGTTGTTGGCGGAGAACGCAAAATACCAGGAGAGGATAGACGCGTTGGACAAGGAAAGAACGGAAAAAGATATCGCGTCCGATGAGGCTATCTTGAAGGTCGAAGCGGCGGAACGGGAAGCGTCAGCGTACAAGGAAGATCTGTCCGCGGCCCAGGCGGAGGTGCGGAGCAATAAGGAGAGGATAGACGCCCTCAAAAATGAAATAGCGGCCGGCGTGGCGAACATTAAGAAAAAAGAGGATATTATTAATGGGTTGACCGCTGAGATCGATTCCGAAAGAAAAAAGGCCCTTACTTACGCCGGACAAACGAAGGAGTATGAGGCAAAAATAAAGCGTATGGAGGAAGACCTGGCTCGCATGATCGACGCATCGGGAAAAAAGGACGAGGAAATGACGTCACTCAGGGCTGAGATCGATGACTTGAGGAAGATCGAGGAACAAAAAGAGACCACGCGTGATAGTTTGAGCGGCGAGCTGGAGATAAAGAAAAAGGAATTAGCTAATTTCGTAGAGGGGTTCGAGGCTTATAAAGAGAAGTATGCCGCGGAGGTCATCGATAGAGAAAAAGAGATAGAAAACCTCAGGAATGATCTTGCTGCCGGCAAGTCCAAGTTGGAAGACGCGAGGAAGGAGCTTGACAAGGAGAGAGGCGCCCTAAGGAACAAGGACGCGCGCATAAAGGAATTGGAGGGAAAGTTATCCTCCATGGAAGCCTTGGCCGAGGCAAAGTCCGCGGAAATGGAAAAGGGCCTGTCAGAACACCTGGAGACGATAAAGGTCAGGAACGAGGAAATAGGTAAGCTTAACGAAAAGATCGGGTCTTTTCAGGAGCAATTCAAGACCTTTTCCGACGCCAAGGATTCTGAAGTGGCTTTAAAAGACAGCGAGATAGAGAGGCTAACGTCGGAAGTGAGGGGCCTGAAGGATGTCGCGATATCTAAGGATAAAGAGATCAACGCCCTCAAAAAGAACATGTCCGGGCTTGAGGGCAGGATAAAAGAAAATTCCATGAATTATGCTAAAGAACTGGACGCTTTAAAGGTGTCGATCGAAACAATAAGCAAAGAGAAAGAGGATATGGCCGCGGAGCTCAAGTCCAAGGCCGACGAGGTCAAGACTCTCACGGAAAGCCAGGAGGAAATGAACGTTTCTCTCGAGGCATACAAAAAAGACGTGACTTCCGGGGTGGCGGAAATAAGCGAGCTAAAGGCGCGTTTGGGGCGAACGGATGACGAGATGAAAACGCATCTTGCGGAATATGAGAAAGAGATCGCGGCGCTTGAGGCAGAGCTTGAGGAAAAGAACGCTAAAATGATCGAACTGGATTCGAGCCTGAGTTCGTATAAAGAGCAGTTCATAAGTTTTTCAGAAGAAAAAGACAAGGAGATAGCCGCCCAGAAAGACAAGATAACGTCACTTGAGAAGGAGAACGCGGTATTCTCAAAGGAGCGCATGGACCTCAAAGACAAAGAGTCGCGCCAGGCCGGCAGGATAAATGAGCTCGAGCGGGAAACGGGCCGGATAAAAGATAAGGCCGCGAAAATAATCTCAAAGTATAAGGAGGAAGTAGAAACGCTTGAGGCCAGATCGTTGTCGGTCCAGTCCCAACTTACGCAGGCACAACAGGAAGCGGAAGCGCTAAGGGATGAAAAGGCGAGAAAAGAACTTGAAAAAGACGAAAGGACCGCGCAATTCCAGTATATGTCGGCCAGTCTCAAGCGTGCTATGCGCAAGACCATAGACGCGGGTGAAGTGGCAGTTTCGGCCTCGGATAAGGGGGTTAAAGTATCGGTCCTTAGTGATGTCCTGTTCGGGCCGGGAAGTGCCGATATCAGTTCCGGGGGGAAAAGTGTCTTATCGGATATTGGTAACGCCCTCCAGAAAAGTATGTCCGGAAATAAGATCGTTATCGAGGGGCATACGGATAACGTGCCTATACGCAGGTCCGGATGGAAGTCGAATTGGGACCTGTCCAGCCAGAGAGCGATATCCGTATTGCATTATTTTACTGATGACCTTGGTATGACCCCGGATGATATGCGGGTGACCGGATATGGACAATATCGCCCGATAGCGGATAATTCGACCGAGGA
- a CDS encoding 3-methyl-2-oxobutanoate dehydrogenase subunit VorB, translated as MKYLSTGNEACGEGAIRAGCRFYAGYPITPQNELTAYMARRMEETDGVFIQAESELAAINMVFGASAAGARAMTSSSSPGISLKQEGISYMAGAELPGVIVNVMRGGPGLGNIAGSQADYFQATKGGGHGDYRMIVLAPSTGQEMFDLTYEAFALADRYNNPVMVLADGMLGQMMEPIEFDDNIKPSGIVEKPWAMTGAKGRAAGSIKSLLLKDGVLEEHNKKLQEKYTSMAKEVRCETVDTDGADVILVAYGSMARIARECMGILAEHGIRAGLIRPVTLWPFPYDVIRGIAAKCPRFFVTEMSAGQMVEDVRLAVQDDSKVSFCGRMGGGVPSVDEITEQIIGSGKKKI; from the coding sequence ATGAAGTATCTGTCGACGGGTAACGAGGCTTGCGGAGAAGGCGCGATAAGGGCCGGGTGCAGGTTTTACGCGGGTTATCCTATAACCCCGCAGAACGAACTTACCGCCTATATGGCCCGCAGGATGGAAGAGACCGACGGTGTTTTTATACAGGCTGAGAGCGAGCTCGCGGCGATAAATATGGTTTTCGGCGCTTCGGCGGCCGGAGCCCGTGCCATGACGAGTTCTTCCAGCCCCGGAATAAGCCTTAAACAGGAAGGCATATCGTACATGGCCGGTGCGGAACTACCCGGAGTGATCGTGAACGTGATGAGGGGAGGGCCCGGATTGGGGAACATAGCGGGTTCGCAAGCGGATTATTTCCAGGCGACCAAAGGCGGAGGACATGGGGATTATAGGATGATAGTACTTGCCCCGTCGACCGGGCAAGAGATGTTCGATCTTACATATGAAGCTTTCGCGCTGGCTGACAGATACAATAACCCTGTAATGGTGTTGGCAGATGGCATGCTGGGGCAGATGATGGAACCCATTGAGTTCGACGATAATATAAAGCCTTCCGGTATCGTGGAAAAGCCCTGGGCAATGACGGGAGCAAAAGGACGTGCCGCAGGCAGCATCAAAAGCCTCTTGTTAAAGGACGGCGTACTTGAAGAGCACAACAAAAAGCTTCAGGAGAAATATACCAGCATGGCTAAAGAAGTACGTTGTGAGACCGTTGATACGGATGGAGCAGATGTGATATTAGTGGCCTACGGTTCCATGGCCCGGATAGCAAGGGAATGTATGGGGATCCTGGCGGAGCATGGGATAAGAGCGGGGCTAATAAGGCCTGTCACGCTGTGGCCGTTCCCGTATGATGTCATAAGGGGTATTGCGGCGAAATGTCCGCGGTTCTTCGTTACGGAGATGAGTGCCGGACAGATGGTGGAGGATGTCAGGCTGGCCGTGCAGGATGACAGCAAGGTGTCGTTCTGCGGGCGTATGGGAGGGGGAGTTCCCTCGGTGGACGAGATCACGGAACAGATAATCGGTTCAGGGAAGAAAAAGATATAG